The Neoarius graeffei isolate fNeoGra1 chromosome 10, fNeoGra1.pri, whole genome shotgun sequence sequence gttgcggtatgactcatccaatctagcttgaatagctgtatccccccaaatggaaatcagctccctaacctctgcgtccttccattgagaagattcagaaccttcacagcccgaagcgtccctcgcattgatgtcatgcgcaggggcgcagatacgtttttagaactgggagggacaaaaaactgggggggacaaagctgccagcaaaccaaccccaacatgcctgtcaaacttgttgttagtaaccatagcaaccaagctcgagctcgcaacctgtgcagtctgcgcagctcaaccaaccgaatatcagtctttgttttgttttatgtgagttgttgcaactatatgtatacactgctgtgcacctcaataaaccgaatggtaattagtcttttgatttttccgtgaggtttgccttatgcaaagaaagacagcatagacgttttttcctccctataagtgggggggaccgaacgaggtgaatttaaatatgactcgtcccaccctctatctgcgcccgtgattatgcgccatgttgttgtaactttttttgagagacccgccgcctacttcagcgcagaatagtgacgtttgtggcttgttgatgacgtgtaagtcggatgaatgcgacctggcggttcagactgaagtcgcatatgaaaagagcggataggaatcggaattagcaccacatatccaaacggcctgggtcggatttgaaaaaatcggatctgtgtcgttcatattgtcaataaaagattggatacaggtcacatataggcgaaaagatcggatttgagtcacttcagcctgcagtgtgaacgtagccttaatcgcaaacgattcttctccttattttgggggtatttgtcatcccccaaccacttgtcgttaaacagacatcttcccataattatcaacgctttctagcgcccgcgtaagctacctgcgcatctctcactcttcaccacACCCACCACACCGCACCGCACCACACCACacccacactgcctccaccgcacCACACCCACCGCACCACACCCACCGCACCACacccacactgcctccaccgcaccacaccgcaccacactgcctccagtagcctcctaacgttagctcttgatctacggaatgcacagaacgcacagaaccaatgctgcccccaaaaggtgcgctggtcacttttaaaattatggttaaaaaaataccccaaactggatggagacatttcactcgtttggtccaatattaaatttaatacctccctttcgaaaattccagtcattccaaacaatttaagacgtttttaggccttgaaaaccgaaagttgtatttaagactttttaaggacccgcgggaaccctgaatTCGATTGGCTGTCatgtaaaaatgtttttgaaaatcAAAAATTCATCTGATAACTTCTGTGAAGGTTGGTCTGAAGATCATCTGTAGTAAATTTGTTGGAAATTAGACAAAAGTggcctgtggaaaaaaaaaattcacatcatGTGTTGAattcagcttgagccaaggaATCTGATGATGCCTCATTTTGGAAAATCAGGCATACGGGTCAAAGGTTATAGACGCATAAACACACCTCCAACTTTGACCCATTGGTGGCGTGACAGCAGTCGACATGCAAACATGAAACTTGGTGAATCAAGGGACTGTCCCCAATCAGGGTGccgaatttcaaaactttttattCTATGGTTCTTTGGGCTGTGACACACCCAAGGAGGAAGAAGGTAGAAACACGTTGCTtctctgcttagcccccaaaaaacACATGTATGTTTCACACATGAATCATGTGATTACTGAGATATGAAGTggaagtgatgtgtgtgtgtgtgtgtgtgtgtgtgtgtgtgtgtgtgtgtgtgtgtgtgaagctgaTCTCAGCAtccattattttattttatttatataaatttttttctggCTGTGGCTCTGTGAGTCTGCAGTGCCGAGTTTCTCCCCTGAGGAAAAACACTTGCTTCACACTCCTGCTGTCAGAATGGCTGCCAATTAGTGTGAAGCACAGAGCAGTGTGTGAGGATGATGGGTGGATTTTGGTGGTGGTGTCCATGGAAACGGGGTGATGGACGGCGCCGAATGGGTTTAGTGCTGGTTTGGCAGGTTTCAGCTCCGGATACATCGCACTTGAGTTTGCAGAGAGATGGACAGCTAATGAGACGTAGCAGAAGATGCATTATTcagtggaacacacacacacaggagctgaAGTGCAGAATGTGTGTGAACAGAACTttctcagcattcaatattggcgtGTTCATTTATAAGAAAATGTAGGATCAGTGCTGGAATTACTCGgaattctacacacacacacacacacacacacacacacacttccaaaataacaaataaaatgaaattaaatattgTGTTCATATTTGTATGGGTtttggttgttttgtttttttttcagaaagaggAGGAATGGTTTGAGCGGCGCTGGTGCAGTCTGGATGAAGGTGTTGCTCCCTTTCCAAATCCACTCGCTCCCTATCCCCTTCCTCACTCCAGTCTCCCCCTATCATCTTCCGTCTCCACTCCCAGTCCACAGAACCGAACCGGCTGCTTCTCGGTCCACAGCGCTCCAAAATCCCTCAGTCAGCGGAACGATCAGTCTGATGTTAGTGAGTGTGAGCAGGATGTGAATGGAGCCACTGCAGGAAAATCTGGAACGGAACATTCTGGTCCGGAGCATGAGGGTGAAGCAGGAGCAGTGCCTGGATCTGGAATGACATCTGGATCTGAACCTGAAATTAGTAATGAAGCCGGAATGTCGGAAAGAGGATCGGAATCAAACGGATTAAGACTGGAATGCTGTCCGATGTGTCTGATGCCGTTTCCTGCAGAGTGAGACATGTTTTACATCCCAATTCACAACAATACATCAAATACAAACATGAATAATGAGTGTAATGGCGTATTTTCAAATTTCCAAATTGGTTAAATAGCCATTCGATTGGACTTGATTATCACGCTTCTTTGACTGGCTATCCAAGAAATTTTTAATTGTACCCTTTTGGTTGAAATGGGATGATAAGCAGGCAGGTGAGTATGGCAGGCAAGTGGGTGAGTATGGCAGGCAGGTGGGTGAATATGGCAGGCAGGTGGGTGAGTATGGCAGGCAGGTGGGTGAATATGGCAGGCAGGTAGGAGCAGGACAAACAAATAGTAGAAACTGGAGGACTCCAATAATCCAAACAAAGATAAAGACATctaattaagtaaaaaataatctgTGTAGCCTGTAAAGAACTTTTTTGCTGCTCAAGTCCTCAACTCCTTTGTTCAAGTAGACTGAGGTCAAAGGTTAGTGGCAGCCATCTTATCCTTAAGGCCTACCAAAGGGCTATCAAACTAATAGTCCTCAGGCAAAATAAAAGACCCAACATATCAACTAATAATCTGTACTCCTATAGTACATATTGAATCTAACTTTAGTTTCAACACAAAATGGCTCCTACACAGCCGGCCCCTTATAGCGACTGCAGGAAGTGAGCTataataaacaaaatgtaaattTTCTAAAGGAGCCATATACTATTTACAAAACTGTGTGTAAGAATCAGTGTATGCATCTGCATGTGAGTGTATAGTATGCCCATGCACAATTCAGTGAGGCCTCAATCAGTCTTAGGTTGCGGGCCCTCTACCAGCAAACAGATCTTACTGACAGGTCTCTCAAGCTGGCTCATCTTTGTTTGAACCCTTACGCTGCGCACCAAGCCTTTGGAATCAGGGAGGGCTTCAATGATTCTGGCCAACATCCATGATCCTCTTGGTGCTGTGGCGTCAGCTACCAGCACAATGTCTCCTTCACGGAAGTTGCGTCTGACACGAGACCACTTTTGCAGTGTTTGTAGAAGAAGAATATACTCTCTGACCCATCGTTTCCAGAATAAATCAGCAATGTATTGTGTCTGCCTCCAGCGACGTCTGACATAAAGGTCTTCTTTCACAAACAATCCTGGAGGAAGACCTGGCTGCACCTTGAGTTGCAGTAAATGGTTAGGTGTTAGTGGTTCCAAGTCATTTGGATTGTCAGAGACAGTTGTGAGTGGACGGCTATTTAGAATGGCCTCAACCTCACACATTACAGTCTGAAGGCCCTCATCATCCAAATGCTGTTGACTGGTGATTGACTGGAGTATTCTTTTGACCATGCAAATAAGCCTCTCCCATATTCCTCCATAATGGGCACCATGGGGTGGATTGAAAGTCCATTTCACTCCCTTTTGGAGCAGACTCTGTTCAATCTGTTGTATGTTCCAGGATTTCAGAGCCTCTTTTAGTTCCTTTTCCGTTGCAACAAAATTTGTTCCCTTGTCCAATCGCAGTTCAGACACCTGCCCTCTTCTGGCAATGAAACGTCTGAAGGCATGGATACAAGAATCAGTATCAAGTGAATTTTCAACTTCCAGATGTATAGCACGGCTGGTAAGACACGTAAAAATCACTCCATAGTGCTTCACAAGGCTACGGCTTCGTTTGATTTCCAGTAGTCCAAAATAATCAACCCCTACATGAgtaaaaggtgaaaggtcaggggTCAACCTATCAACAGGAAGGTCTGCCATTTTCTGTTCACCTGCACTGGAGCTGAATTTTCTGCATGTTGTGCATTCATGAATGACCTTTCTGGCCAAAGCATTGGCACAAGGAATCTAGTGCCCTTTGTCTGAGTCGGGAAAGCATGAAATTCCTTCCACTGTGTCCAACTTCATGATGGATATGCTGAAGTAAGAGCTTGGAAACATGGTGGTCTTTAAGGAGGATCGCAGGATGTTTTTGTTCGCTGGGCATTGCCATTTTGCTGAGACGGCCACCGACCCTCAAGATGCCATCATCAAGAAAAGGATCCAACCTGAAGATGGTGCTGTTTCTACTCACACactgcatacagtggggcaaaaaagtatttagtcagtcaccaattgtgcaagttctcccacttaaaaagatgagagaggcctgtaattttcatcataggtacacttcaactatgagagccagaatgagaaaaaaaaatccagaaaatcacattgtctgatttttaaagaatttatttgcaaattatggtggaaaataagtatttggtcaataacaaaagttcatctcaatactttgttatactgtataccctttgttggcaatgacagaggtcaaatgttttctgtaagtcttcacaaggttttcacacactgttgctggtattttggcccattcctccatgcagatctcctctagagcagtgatgttttggggctgtcactgggcaacacggactttcaactccctccaaagattttctatggggttgagatctggagactggctaggccactccaggaccttgaaatgcttcttacgaagccactccttcattgcctgggcggtctgtttgggatcattgtcatgctaaaagacccagccacgtttcatcttcaatgcccttgctgatggaaggaggttttcactcaaaatctcacgatacatggccccattcattctttcctttacacgaatcagtcgtcctggtccctttgcagaaaaacagccccaaagcatgatgtttccacccccatgcttcacagtaggtatggcgttctttggatgcaactcagcattctttctcctccaaacacgacaagttgaatttttaccaaaaagttctattttggtttcatctgaccatatgacattctcccaatcctcttctggatcatccaaatgctctctagcaaacttcagacgggcctggacatgtactggcttaagcagggggacacgtctggcactgcaggatttgagtccctggcggcgtagtgtgttactgatggtagcctttgttactttggtcccagctctctgcaggtcattcactaggtccccccgtgtggttctgggatttttgctcaccgttcttgtgatcattttgaccccacggggtgagatcttgcgtggagccccagatcgagggagattatcagtggtcttgtatgtcttccattttctaataattgctcccacagttgatttcttcccaccaagctgcttacctattgtagattcagtcttcccagcctggtgcaggtctacaattttgtttctggtgtcctttgacagctctttgttcttggccatagtggagtttggagtgtgactgtttgaggttgtggacaggtgtcttttatactgataacgagttcaaaccggtgccattaatacaggtaacgagtggaggacagaggagcctcttaaagaagttgttacaggtctgtgagagccagaaattttgcttgtttgtaggtgaccaaatacttattttaccgaggaatttaccaattaattcattaaaaatcctacaatgtgatttcctggattctttccccccattctgtctctcatagttgaagtgtagctatgatgaaaattacaggcctctctcatctttttaagtgggagaacttgcacaattggtgactgactaaatacttttttgccccactgtacctctCTGCAAACAAGCCCTCTCTTTTGGAAAGCCTTGCCTCTGACAAAACTGTACAAATGCCACCTCAGCATTTTCCATGTCATTGACCGATAGCATATATGGAccagttttttttcttgtttctgtTTTCTTGTGATCATAACATGCTTGTTTTGATCTTTGTCTTTCTTGAATTTTTTAACAAGATCCAAAGGAATAGACTTCAATCTGAGGATCCATGCCACAGCTTTCTTGAGCTTCATCCATGTTGACATGTAATTCATCAGGTAAGTAGTAGCATCATGGTTTTCCTTCACAGCAACATTAACACTGATAACTCCTTTTCTCAATTCAGGATCATCTGGAGACAAGACAAGTTCAACAGGAGGGTCTGGCCAGCATTGGGGTAGTTCCTTTAAAAATTCTGGGCCATTGATCTAAGTCTTTCCTTTTCCTTTGCGTCCACATGCAGTCCCCGGGAGGCATAATCAGCAGGATTCAGTTTTGTTACTACGTACTTCCACTGAGACACTTCCGAGGCACTTCTGATGATGTTCATACGATTGGCCACAAAGGTTTGTAATCTTCTGCTTTCATTTCGAATGTACCTTAGAACAGTCATGCTATCTGTCCAAAAAAGAGATGCTTCCAAATCCATCTGCAACTCCTCAGACAGCATCCTGTCCATATGTACTGCCAGAACAGCAGCAGTAAGCTCCATCTGTGGTGTGGTCATCAGCTTTAGAGGTGCAACTCGGGCCTTTCCTATTAGAAAGGTGACGTGGACCTTGCTGCAGCTGGTCAATCTCAGGTAGGTAACTGTACCATACCCAAATTCACTCGCATCACAGAAATGGTGCATCTGTGCCATTTTGACACTTCCAAAGTAGTCTGGTACAACATCTGCTGACCTTGAATTCCCTCACTCTTGGAAGATGTTGCCACCATTTCTTCCAGGCTTGAGCATGGACTTCTGGCAATTCTTCATCTCATCCAATGTTCAGCTTGCATAACTCCTGTAGAATGGATTTTGCTGTAAAGGTGAGAGGTGCAAGGAATCCAAGTGAATCATATATGGAACTGACCATGGACAGAATTCCATGCCTACTGCATGGACGCTCTTTGATGGTCACCTGAAATGTGAAGGTATCTTCCTTGACACACCATTGCACACCCAGTGCTCTCTCAATTGGCAGATCATCAAGGTCAAGATTCCTTATATCCTTTGCGCTTTCAGACTCAGGAATGGAGGTCAGGACAGCTTTGTTACTAATCCATTTGGTCAACTTGAAACCTCCAGTTGCACAGAGTAACTTCAACTCCCTGCAGAGCTTAATAGCATGGCTTTCTATATCAACAGCTTTCAGCAGATCATCCACATAAAAGTTGTTTTTGACTGTGTTAGTTGCTTCAACTGAGAAGCACCCTATGTTATCCTCAGCTGTCCTCTTTAAAGCATAACTTGCACAGCTGGATGATGATCTTGCACCAAAAAGATGTACCACCATCCTGTATTCTTTCAGTGGTTGACTGATATCCCTATCAGGCCACCAAAGGAAGCGCAGGAAGTTCATGTAATGAGGTGGGACTTTCACTTGATGGAACATTTTTTCCACATCAGCTATGATGGCAATTCTGCCCAGGCGAAAGCGACTAAAACTCCAAGTAAGGTGTTTGTAAGATTGGGGCCTTGAAGAAGCTCAGTATTCAGTGAGGTCCCTTGATAAGCTGCGGAGCAGTCAAACACCACACGTAAACTCCCCTTCTTCGGATGAAACACACCATGATGAGGTATGTACCACACCTTTCCATTTTCCTGTTTCACTTGGGCTTGTGGCACAAGTTCAGCATGTCCACTTGACAGAACAGTGTCCATAAAGGCTATGTATTCCCTGTGAAAGTCACTGTTCCTCTGAAACTTCCTTTTCAATGACAAGGCACGTTGCTCTGCCAGGAGACAATTGTTTGGTACTGTAGGATTGTTCTTCTTGAATGGCAAAGGTAACTGATAGTGTCCATTAACCATCTTCACAGAGCTTTCCAttattttttcattattatttcCATCTGGTGTCTTCAACTGACATTTGCTTCTTTTCCTCAAAACCCTTTTCAGGGAAATCATGGTTGTACTGCTGAATTAGAAGCTCACTCAGTTTTTCAACAGATATCCTATGCACATGGACATGTTTTTGACCTTGCTTGTTGAAGCATGCATCATCACTATGGAGAAGTCCATTCACCACCCAACCTAGCAGTGTCTTGATAGGAAAGAGCCCATTACCCTGGCTATTGATGATTCTCCAAGGTTCCATTAATTTGGGTGCATTTATCCCTATAAGAAGGTCAATTCCAGCATCAATGTTGGGTATCCGGACATCCTGAAGATAGGGCCATTTCCTAACATCATCTTGTCTAGGGATGTGTTCCTTGCTGACTGGAATTTCTTGCTGAGTGAAAACTTATGGTAGGTCTATGAAGTCCTTACCCTCCAGACTACACACTGCCAGGCCCTTGACTACTAGGCTgttcacaggttttttttttttgccccattgTGTGCAGAAGTATCTGTGTGTTCTTGCCCTTGGCATCCAACTTCTTTCTAAGCTGTTCTGTGCAAAACGTTGCCGAACTCCCTGGGTCAAGGAAAGCATATGTCTAGACTACATGATTGGAGTTGTTTAGTTTGACTCGAACTGGTATGATTGCAGGAGCGCATTGCTTATCACTACAGTCAACTATGTCAGTCTTCAATGAAACCAGTCCACTGTTTACTgtctgtggcagttcgtgtaaatgggtggagcacagaaggacggcaggacagaactgagagtACAAAAAAACCTCTTTATTCAACTTTTCAGCTGTcaatacacacacgcgcacacatcagctatctgctgtggagagactccctctgctctcactctctctccttaagaagggcgcggtcactgggaagacacacaaacacatcaattaacaacaggtgtaatgattctgccacttaacttccccgactccgccctcctgtcacagaccgatgctagaccacgcccccgctgccacatacccccaccgcccgactcaggccgggcagccggcccgcagccgactccccccccccccccttgacgggagaggaagtccgccacgaccatctgtgcccccggcctgtggatcaccttgaagttaaagggttggagtgccagataccaacgggtgatccgcgcattggcatccttcattcggtggagccactggaggggcgcgtggtccgaacagagggtgaaagggcgtcccagcaggtagtaccggagggtgaggaccgcccacttgattgccaggcactccttttcgatggtactgtagtgcccctcacgcaccgacagcttgcggctaatgtacaagacagggcgatcctccccctccacctgctgggacaaaacagcccccagccctctgtccgacgcatccgtctgcaacataaaagggagagaaaagtcaggggagtgtaaaagtggccccccacacagtgcagccttaaccttagaaaaagcccgctggcattgctccgtccactggaccggatctggtgccccctttttagtcagatcagtcagcgggctggtgacgtccgaataattaggtataaacctacgataatagccagccagcctcaggaactgtctcaccccctttttggtcttgggcctcgggcaggccgcaatcgctgcagtcttgttaatttggggacgcacctgcctgttgcccaagtggaagcccagataccgtacttccacccgcccaatcgcacacttcttcgggttggccgtgagacccgcccgcctcagcgacctaaggacggccctcaggtgttggaggtgccgcggccagtcattactataaataataatatcatccaagtacgcggccgcataggtggcatgggggcggaggaccctgtccatcagccgctgaaacgtagcaggcgccccaaacagcccaaaaggaagtgtgacgaattggtgtaagccgaacggtgtggaaaaggccgttttttcacgggataatggagtcaaggggatctgccaataaccctttgttaaatccagtgtcgagtaaaaacgagccgtgcctagccgatcgagcaactcatcaatacgaggcattgggtacgcatcg is a genomic window containing:
- the si:ch73-70k4.1 gene encoding Fanconi anemia core complex-associated protein 20 produces the protein MSKLKRRKPAVEEIKPAAQFRRTARSESLRIPDAALHTPAEGSPAGSGSLWWTSSDLSDVEKLWMETLQAFCSQFTSQDMMLCVPHLPQHSTKEEEWFERRWCSLDEGVAPFPNPLAPYPLPHSSLPLSSSVSTPSPQNRTGCFSVHSAPKSLSQRNDQSDVSECEQDVNGATAGKSGTEHSGPEHEGEAGAVPGSGMTSGSEPEISNEAGMSERGSESNGLRLECCPMCLMPFPAEFSQMECDGHLAQCLSEMNVDMVW